A window of Candidatus Nomurabacteria bacterium genomic DNA:
GCATCAAACTCACTATATATCTCTTCCATTGCCGGAACCAGGTAAAACATCATGATCGCAACAACGACCACGACAACAACGCTTATCACAGCAGGATAGGTGAATGCACCCTTGATCTTTTCATTAAGCTTCTTCTGATTTTCCAACTCATTTGCTAATTTGAGCAGGATCTCTTCGAGGTGCCCACTCTCTTCTCCTGCATCGATCAGGTTGATAGTTATCTCGTCAAAAACATCTTCATACTTTCTAAAGGATTTCGCCAAGCCCATACCTCCCTGGACTTCATCTGAGACACTAGACAAGATCTTTTTGAACAGGGGATTTGTTGCTTGGGCCTCTAGTATTTCAAGTGCCTGTGATAGAGGAAGTCCTGCAGATATCATAGTAGAAAGTTGCCTCATGAAAACAACCTTATCCTTCATTGGAACACCACCGATATTTATCTCGTTAAGTTTCTGGAGGCCTATGGTAACATCCTCGTTAACACTGACTACTATCATACCCTTCTGTTGCAATGCTTCGATCACATCTACCTTGCTTTTTGCCTCAAGCTTACCTTTGATTACCTCTCCGGCTTGAGTCCTTGCTGAATATCGAAACTGTTTCATACCGATTAAGAACTATAAATTAGCTTTTTAGTAACCTCACAACCTCCTCTGGATGTACAGCATACTCTTGTGCACGCTCCATTGTTATCACATTCTCTCTAACTAGTTTCACCAAGGAGTGTTCTAGAGAGATCATTCCCATATCAGCACTTGTTCTAATGACATTATCGATCTGATGGTTCTTGGATTCTCTTATCAGGTTTCGAATTGCTGGTGTAGCTAACATGATCTCAGAAACAGCCCTCCTACCACCCGCACTAATCGGGATCAATCTCTGTGCGATCACCGCTTCGATCGTATTGGAGAGTTGTGATCTAACCTGGGCTTGCTGATGTTCAGGAAACACATCAATTATACGATCGATAGTTTGCGAGGCGCTATTTGTATGTAATGTCGCAAATACAAGATGACCAGTTTCAGCCAGAGTGATCGCTGAAGATATCGTATCAAAATCACGCATCTCACCGACAAGCATTACATCAGGATCCTGCCTTAATGCACTTTTTAGTGCAATCTCCCAAGAGTGGGTGTCCTCATGGAGTTCTCTCTGATCGACCATAGACATCCCCTTAGGAAATACATACTCAACAGGATCTTCGATCGTAATGATATGATCAGGTCTGGATTCATTTATCTCCTGCAGGATGGCTGCGAGAGTCGTACTCTTTCCACTTCCGGTAGGACCTGTCACAAGAACCAACCCTTGCCTTAGCTTCGTTATCTGATGAAACACCTGGGGAAGTTTCAGTTCATCAATACTTCTGATCTTATTTGGGATTAGTCGGAATGCACCTGCAAGTGTCTGCTGTTGGTAATAAGCATTTATCCTGAATCTAGCAGTTCCTCTATGTGAATATGCAAGATCGACCTCACGATTCACTTCGAGTAATTCCTTCTTCTGTTCAGGAAGGACGGGTAAGATCAAGTCGAGAACCTGCTCAGGTGTTACAACTTCTTCGATAACATTTATCAACTGACCGTCAACTCTGATCATCGCAGGATAGCCGACAGATAGATGAAGGTCAGATGCATCACGCTCCATCACGATGTCGAGAAGCTGTTCTATAGTATATGGATAGCGTCCCTTCGATGTGAGTACTGGAGTAGGGGAATTATCTTTTGCTGCAAGTTCAGCTACTGTAGGTCCATGTACCTGATCAGCCATGGGCACCTCAGTAATTGGTGTGGGTTCTATTAACTGTTCAATGCTAGGTCCTGAGTCAGCTGCGGTAACTTTTTGTTCGACCGGATCAATACTTTTTGTTTTTGATATTGGCTCAGATAGTACAGGTGATACACCCATCTGAGTAGTTTCATTTGGCATAGAACTACCCATCATGGGATCATTTGGAATAGTGATCGTGGAAATATCTTCTAGCGAGGTGTTTGGTGTGGGGATATCATTCATCTCTGTACCTCCACCCATATTCGGATCCATTTGAACGAAGTTCATTTCGGGCATGGTCACCTGTTTCCTCATCCCTTGAATATTTCCGGTCTCAACTTTAGTCTCAGGAGCCGTATCATTTGATGCGTTGAGATCTGGTACGGTCTTAGAAGATCCCATCGTTATTGAGGATACCGGATCTGCTACAGCTGGGTCTGCCGGAGTTGAACCTATTGGTGTCTGATCTGCTACAGCTGGGTCTGCCGGAGTTGAGATCTTTGGAGTGGGGCTTGCTAATGTTGGGTCTGCCACGTTTGTGACTACTACGGTTGGATCTACTGCATTAGGTCCCACCACAGTCGGATCTGATAAAGTTGAGCCTCCTAACACCAGATCTTGAGGGTCAGGCATCTTTGTAGTTGACGCACTCTCATCGGACAATGTAGCTGTCGGGTCATGCGATCCTTCAATCTGACCTGAAACTGTATCTTTGTTCGATTTCTCATTAGCAATCTCATCAATCTTCTCGGGCTTAACTGTTTTATCAGATCTCTCAAAACTTTGCGCAGGAAGATCAGTAGAGTCGCCTTTATCCATAAGCTTATCCTTATCTATAGGTGCTACAAGTTTCTCATCCTTCAGATCAGTAATATCCGACGACGCTATTTTATCTCCCATGGATGATACATCATCATCTTTATTTGATAGAGCTTTCGCAGTACCGTCCGATCCAACTACAGAAGTAGACTTAACTACACCTTGTGGATCTTTGACCTGTGTCATATCCGAAACCGTTCTATTTGGTGTCGTGTTATCTGAATCATTTTTCGAATCTGAATCCGATCCCTCAGACTCTATCAGACCACCACTTAAGTTAGAGAGTTTTTTTGCAAGAGATCTTAGAGGATTCTTACTTTTTGTATTCTCTACAGACTGGATCTTTGGTGAACCAAATGTTGGAGGTGCGATAGTTGATGAGGCGCTATCATTCACAACTTTATCACTTATAGATTTATCCTCAGAAGATTTCTTGTCGTCTAGCGGGGTAGCGTTATCCGATGGAGTCGAGTTGGGGGAATTGTTGGTAGAGTTGAGATCTGCCATAGGATCATTTATCGAGGTGTGAGAGAGTTGAGACATTTGACTATCAAGATCGACTGGCTTACTTACTGCAACAGGAGCAGTCGGAGGGAGTTGGGCTGCAAGTTGTTCGTCTAATTTAGGATCTACTTGAGTAGACGACACA
This region includes:
- a CDS encoding type II secretion system F family protein; the protein is MKQFRYSARTQAGEVIKGKLEAKSKVDVIEALQQKGMIVVSVNEDVTIGLQKLNEINIGGVPMKDKVVFMRQLSTMISAGLPLSQALEILEAQATNPLFKKILSSVSDEVQGGMGLAKSFRKYEDVFDEITINLIDAGEESGHLEEILLKLANELENQKKLNEKIKGAFTYPAVISVVVVVVVAIMMFYLVPAMEEIYSEFDAELPFVTRLLIDISNFVRSYWWLIAMIGATVIILLKYYIDSPNGKRRFHLFLLKFPVFGTLATKMQLTQFNRVLGLLLSSGLSIVESLRLTASALSNVHFRQAVLVTKNEVEKGVPMATPIARSEFFPLIVSQMIAVGEESGEIDMILTKLAQYYTDEVEVMTANLTTLLEPIILIVVGIIIGFIALAVYMPMFSLVEVIG
- a CDS encoding type IV pilus twitching motility protein PilT, which encodes MADQVHGPTVAELAAKDNSPTPVLTSKGRYPYTIEQLLDIVMERDASDLHLSVGYPAMIRVDGQLINVIEEVVTPEQVLDLILPVLPEQKKELLEVNREVDLAYSHRGTARFRINAYYQQQTLAGAFRLIPNKIRSIDELKLPQVFHQITKLRQGLVLVTGPTGSGKSTTLAAILQEINESRPDHIITIEDPVEYVFPKGMSMVDQRELHEDTHSWEIALKSALRQDPDVMLVGEMRDFDTISSAITLAETGHLVFATLHTNSASQTIDRIIDVFPEHQQAQVRSQLSNTIEAVIAQRLIPISAGGRRAVSEIMLATPAIRNLIRESKNHQIDNVIRTSADMGMISLEHSLVKLVRENVITMERAQEYAVHPEEVVRLLKS